Proteins found in one Lycium ferocissimum isolate CSIRO_LF1 chromosome 6, AGI_CSIRO_Lferr_CH_V1, whole genome shotgun sequence genomic segment:
- the LOC132060878 gene encoding uncharacterized protein LOC132060878: MKSSRLLTRGRRRMPMVRNNGLSLGLNKPIPSFNNTSWNIVPVSRTGTSMTNEIIAQQWMEKVAPPTRYGTVYGMPNRACSQFPSFLQGVGTTSEGAVDPKEYQEMKLKVSQLTSTLSSTRGKDVAYASPN; this comes from the exons ATGAAGTCTTCAAGATTACTCACACGAGGAAGGCGAAGAATGCCGATGGTACGGAACAATGGATTGAGCCTAGGGCTCAACAAACCTAT ACCGAGTTTCAACAACACAAGTTGGAATATTGTGCCAGTCAGCCGTACCGGGACGTCGATGACGAACGAGATAATTGCTCAGCAGTGGATGGAGAAGGTAGCTCCCCCAACAAGGTATGGGACAGTCTATGGGATGCCTAATCGAGCATGTAGTCAATTTCCGTCGTTCCTTCAAGGCGTAGGTACTACTTCTGAAGGGGCAGTGGATCCTAAGGAGTACCAAGAAATGAAGCTAAAAGTTAGTCAACTAACAAGTACACTTAGTTCCACGAGAGGCAAGGATGTTGCATATGCGAGCCCAAATTGA
- the LOC132060879 gene encoding heavy metal-associated isoprenylated plant protein 20-like, with translation MGIIDHISDMFEVTSTRKSKRKPMQTVEIKVKMDCDGCERKVTNAVSSMKGVKSLDVSRKESRVTVSGYVEPDKVLKKVQSTGKKAEFWPYVEYNLVSYPYARGAYDKKAPSGYVRDVPQAFQTPNTPTERFTSMFSDENPNACSIM, from the exons atgGGTATTATTGATCACATATCAGATATGTTTGAGGTTACAAGTACAAGGAAGAGCAAACGTAAACCCATGCAG ACAGTTGAAATCAAGGTAAAAATGGATTGTGATGGCTGTGAAAGGAAGGTTACTAATGCAGTTTCCTCTATGAAAG GTGTGAAATCACTGGATGTAAGCAGAAAGGAAAGCCGAGTAACAGTGAGTGGTTATGTTGAACCAGACAAGGTGTTAAAGAAAGTGCAAAGCACCGGAAAGAAAGCAGAATTTTGGCCATATGTAGAATATAATTTGGTGTCATATCCATATGCACGAGGCGCCTATGACAAAAAAGCTCCTTCTGGTTATGTGAGGGATGTTCCTCAAGCTTTTCAAACACCAAATACTCCTACTGAGAGATTCACTTCGATGTTTAGTGATGAAAATCCTAATGCTTGTTCAATCATGTAA